The following is a genomic window from Caproiciproducens sp. CPB-2.
ACGGTTTCCGTCATCATGCTTCTCTCATCCGGCAGTCCTGCAATAAACCTTTTTACCTTTTGAACCCATTCAAGTTCGTTAGAATAAAAGGACTGGATATTTTCTCGTATCAAATCTAAAAGCAAGACTTTGCCGGAAGACTTTTGTTCAGCAAAATAGCATTTATCGAGTTTTCTTTCAGATAAAACCGCTTGCATTTTAACAACATCGGCATATGACGCTAGCATGTTTTCCAAATCACCGCGTTTTAACTGATCGGACAAAGCAAGCTTAATCAAAAATTCCTTTTTGAAAACCGGTACGTCAGTAACGGAAAGCAGCCAGCTTTTCAACTCATGTTGGCCATCGTCAGTAATCGTGTAGATATTTTTTGACGGAGAGCCGTCTTGATGTTTCACCTCTTTTGTAACAAAGCCTTCGTCCAATAATTCAGCGAACGCTTTATAGATCTGGTTATTGTTTCCGGACCAATACATAAAAGGCGTATGCTCAATTATTCTTTTTAGATCATACCCGGTCAATGGTTCAAAACTTAACATTCCTAAAATGGCATGGTTAATTGACATAATCGTCTCGCTCCTTTATCATATGATAATAATAACATATGGTAAAATCATTGTCAACTGTCCCGTATCACTTTATCAGTGAAAAAAACCAGTTGCAAAATAGCAAGCAGGGCAAGTGTATAGACACTTGCACATTTTATGGATTTTCCCTTGCGGGCAAAATCCATAAAACTGCTTGTTGTTGGGGCAAGCCGCCCCAAACCCTGCGACTTCGGGCCAACTTGGCCCGAAGTCGGCGCTCCGCGCCTGTTATTGCGTCACCGTCGCTACCGCTCCTGTTCCTTATTTTTCTGCGTATCCGTCAGCCCAAACAGGTGGTCTATATTGGCTTTCGCCGTGACAACCTCCTGCATGTCCTTCCGCACCGCGCGGTAATCCCGATATGCGGCCCGTTTCTCTGCCGCCAGCTTTTGATACTCGGCTTTGAGCGCGTCCATCTTTGGGAGCTTCGCCCCGGACAGGACGTGCCGGAATGTGGCCTGCGCCGCCCGGTAAAGCGCGATTTCGGCCTCATGCTCCGCAAGATATTTCTTACTGTATTTCGCAGCCTCGTAGCCTTTAAACGCAGGCCGGGTTTTCGCGTAATCCATAATTGCCGCCTTTAGTTCAGCATTGACACTCATAGCGCCCTCGATGGACTTGATCTGACCGGAGAGAACGTGAAAGCGGTCTGCGGCCCCCGTCGCCCGTTTCTCCAACTGCTCATATTCCAGCAAACCGCTTTCTTGCAAGTATTGAAGCGTCGCCGCCATCTGTTTCAGGTTGAATATCTTTGCCCACCGCTCATACGCCGGGCCTTTCCCGGCCTTCATTCTGGATTGAATATCTATAATCAGGTTTACCTTGCGCGGCGGTGCGCCCCGGCCTTCCGACGAGGCAGCGCGGCCCTCAACGACCGCCTGTATATCCTCCTGCCCATAGCCTTTTCCGAGTGTGGAGGAACGGAGCCGGGTAAACCGTTTCTGTCCCTCGGCCCGGAAGCTGATAACACCGCCGCGCCCGTGCTTCACTTCGTAGCCGGCCGACACCATAGCTTGTAAAAAAGCGGCCATACTCTGCGGCTTTTCGGCAAGACAGCTATCAATCTGTGCCTTTAGCCGTTCCTGAAAGGTCGGGGGTCTGTTATCGTCCTGCCACTCGCCATAGTGCTTGAATTTTCCCTTGCTGTGGAGCTTCGGATGAGCGATATAAGACAGGCCGTTTTCAAGGCAAATCCGGTCGGAGAGGTGGCGCACGGCCCGCGCGGAACCGATAAAATCCCGGAATTTTCGGGTGCAGTCAAGGGCTGTGGAGTTGTAGTAAATGTGGTTATGGATATGGTGGCGGTCAATATGCGTGGCGACGAAAAAGGCATATTTGCCTTTCGTCCAGCGCATTCCCATTTCATAGCCTATCCGGTTGGCGTCCTCCGGCGTGATCTCGCCGGGAAGAAACGACTGTCGGATTTGATAGCACAAAATGTCCGCATTCTTTTTCTGTTCCCGGCCCGTGATAGCTTTGTACTTTGCCTTACTTAATAGAAATTCCGCGTCGGCGGTTTCCGGGTCGCATAGATAAGCGGCAATCAGTTCGCCGCCCTTCGTCTTTTCCGGGTTTTGCCCGTAATCGAAACGGTCTTTCATGGACTGTGCTATCGTTTCGCCCTTGCTGATATGATGGGTTTTGAAGTAGGTTGTCGCCAAATGCTTTCCTCCTTTCCTGTAAAAGCAACTTCGGGCCAAGTTGGCCCGGTGATACACGACATTCTCAGCCTGTGATGAAGTCCCGGAGTGAATAGTTAAGACCGTTTAATCTGTCAATCAGCCATTCCGCAATGGCGGGAATACCGAGAGGGGAAATGAGGAACGAAAGCGCCAGAATCACACTGCCGTCGAATTTTCCCACAGTGAACAGCATAATCACGCCGATTAGCGCCCCAATTCCCGAAACAATTTCCAGAAACGTCACGGCATAATGGGGAGGGCAATTACGCTCTCATGAAAAAGTTCAAGGAATGGGCGAAAGCCAATGGCCTATTCACAGAATTGGCTGTTATTTTGGGAATTTCACAGGATAACCCCGCAACGACGACGCCTGAAAGCTGCCGCTATGATGTTGGCGTTGTTGTTTCCGAAGATTTCACAATCATGGATGCCGATGTAAACGTAGTGGAACTGTCCGGCGGAAGATATGCCGTTTTTACAATTGACCATACCGCAGAAGCGATTCAGAAAGCATGGGGCGAAATCTTCGTTCAGTTATCGGCTGAAAGCCAACAACCCGACGTTTCCCGCCCCATCCTCGAACGGTACATCCCCGCCATGATCGACAAGCATTTGTGTGAAATCTGCGTTCCCGTTTAAGACCGCTCCTCTGCTTTGTCGGAACGGCCTTTTGAGGCAACCGGCGCAGCGTCGATCATCTGCTGATACTGTTTGAGCGTGTCGCGGATGGACTTTTCCGGGGCGGGATATGCGAAAATCCGGGATTCCTCCGGCAAATCGTCTCTGCCGTTGTAAAGCTCCACGAATCGGCTCCCGGTGTCCACAATATAGCCGTTTTCGGTAAACGTGCCGCCGTCCTCCAAGGAAACGTCCCGCCCGTATGCCTCGTAGTCGATGTAGTTTTCCAGATATTCCGGCACTTCCAGCGCGCCCATTTCGTCGATCATGTAGCGGCCCAAATCGTCCTCGTCGCAAATACCGGGGTAATACTCGTAGCAGTCGAGGTTTTGTGCGAGGTTGATTAACTCTTTCAAGCCGCTTGTATGGTCGCCGCAGGAAAGGGCGGCCTCAAACTTTTCCCGGTCGCCCTCGTCCAAATCGTCCAGAAGGGTGGCGAGATAGTTCAGTTCATCCAGATCGGCGTATTCGGGCAGGCAGTCATACAGACCGGAAATGTCGGTTTCGTAGTCCGTAATGAAAATTTCCTCATACCGGACGCCGTCCACATGGATACGCTGGAAAAGGGCCTGCACTTCCTCGGTTGTGGCGGGGAACTTCAACCCCCCCCCGTCCAGAACTCCTTCGTTGTAGCGTCCGAGGTTGGTGACGAAGGCTTCAATCGCGCTCATTGGTTCCGGCCTCCGTGCGGCCCTGTCCCTTGACTGTCAGGATGCCGTTCAGCGTGGTCGCCGTGATATTCAGCCGCCCGGCTGTGGCTATATCGTTTTTCATATCCTCGTTCACGCCGTCCCCGCAGACAACCAGCACATGGGAACGGCGCAGAAGGTCACGCCCAATGTCGATGCCGCTTTTGTGTTCCTCCGGGATGGCGTCGTTGAGAATGAGGGGCAGGTAAAGTAGGGGGCAGACCGGGGAAAACCCTGCCTCGTATGCCGCCCGGCAGTACCGCGCCGCCTGTTTTGCGTCTGCGTTTTGATCGCCGCTCCATGCGGCTGTGATGTATGCCAATGGTCTTTTCATAGAAATAGAAAGCACCTCCGTTTCTGTCGCGCTGAATATGTCAACCTATCCTCCCGTCCTTTCCACGCTTGGAAAGGAAGCGGCTCAAGGGAATAATCCCCGTCGCATGGCCGCAGGAAAGCATAGCCGGAGCCTGCCGTCAAGAGCAAGGCCGCTTCGCGGTGGCGTTTCACGCAACTCTTGACGGCGGACACCGGCTATGCTACGAAAGTTGCGGCGACGGGGAATAAATCCTTTGAGCATCGGAGGTACGGGGCAGCGCCCCGCATACGGACTTCGGGCCAAGTTGGCCCGAAGTCACTTCTCCTGTTCGGCCTGTTTTTCCGGCTTCACAAGTTCCGGCTGCTTTTCCTTCCACTCATCGAGCAGCTTGATGATCTGATCCTTCATTTCGCGTGGGGTCTTTTCCTTTCCGAAATACTGAGAAAGCTCCTGACTTGAAATAATCACTTTGTCTACCTCCTTTTTTTCTTCGAGCATGATGCCGTCGATCACATCGCCGTTAAGCATTCCTTTTTGGTCAAGCTCCCGCATCCGCTGTGCCTGTGACAGCGACGGGGCCGACTGCTGGCCCTCAATGGCGACGGCGATATACCGCTGATTTTTCGGTTTGATGAAAGACATCTCCACCGCGGGAGTGAACGAAATCTTCTTATCGTCCACCATTTTCATCAGGTCGGGAACGAGGTCGTTGAGCTTAATATACCGTTGAACCTGTTTGACCGTCATTTTATTGCGCTCGGCCACGACCGTGTTGGAACGCTGTCCGTTTTCCGATTTGGGGCTGTCCTGACCCGAAATGGAGAGGTCGCCGCGTGCACCCTGCCGCTTGATGGCCTCCAACTGCATTTTCAGGGCTTTGGCCCGTTCGCTCGGCAGGATGTTTTCACGCTGATTGATGTTGTCCTCCACCATCTGCGTGATTGCCTCGTCGTCGGAGAGGTTGCGGACAATGCAGGGCATGTCCGCATATCCGGCCAATTCGCTGGCTTTCTGGCGACGATGGCCGGATATGATTTCGTACCCGCCATCCTCACGGGGCCGGACAATGGCGGGCTGCGTTACGCCTTTGTCCTTGACGCTCTCCACCATCGCCCGCATGTCATCATCGTCCCGAACTTGGAACGGATGATTTTTGAAAGCATGAAGCTCGGACAGATTGAGGAAAACAATCTGCTCCGTCTCGCCCTTGCGCGGTGGCTCCTTTGGCGGTTCCGGCTCCGGGGCCGGGGTTTGCTCCTTTGCCGGGGCCTTTTTTGCGGCGGTTGATGTCTGTTTTTCCGCGCGGGGCTGGCGCTCCTTTTTGGGAGACTTAGCCGTTTTTTCCGCTCCCAGTTTTCCCGGTGCGACGGCCTGTTTGGTATTATCCGTCTTTTGGGGACTGCCCCTGTGTTCGGGTTTCTTTCCCGACATAAGCTCGTTGATTTTGCCGGACGAAACAACCACGTCACCGGGGGCGGGAATGTGCTCGCCGTCGATGTCTGACGGCGTGGGTGGATCAATCGGTTTTTTGTCGTCATGGGCCAGCGCCGCTGTTTCTTCGGCGGTCGGTTCCGGGACGGCGGAAGCGGTTTTTTCCTCTGCCGGAGCCTCACCGACCGGCCCGGTTGCCGCTTCCTCCGGCATATTGGGTTCGTCTTTTGTCATACGTTTTTCCCCCTTGCTGATTTTTTGCAGTAAAAAAGGGCCGAGAAAATTCCCCGCCCATTCTGCCTGTTTTGAAAATGACCGGCTTAATCCGCAATCGTGAAATCCAGCGTCAGTTCATGCGAAACGGTTCGCGCGTTTGCCCAGGCTAAGCCGAATTTAGCGGTAAGCGCCAGATCCCCCGATGCTCCGTTCGCGCCGAGCGTCCCCAACGGCACTTCCGACGCAAGATCGCCCATATAAACGGGAGCGTCCCGGTCAATCTTCGTCCAGCCAGAACCGGCTGTTTTACCAATTTCTACGCCGAGTGCCATGCCGCTTCCGGTTTGCGCCGCCGTCAGGCTATTCCAGTCCGAATAGGACGTAGGGGCGGCGTCACCGATTCCGGCGGTCGCTTTCAGGCCCGCGACAGAAACCCCGACGGGGAAAGTAGAGTTATTGGTGATTGGAATGTCCGGCGCGGTGAACGGCGTATCGCTGTTTGGGTCGATGGTATAGCTGATACTGACCGGGTGCGTCACGGACACCAGTTCATCCGTATGGTAGTGCGCGACAGCCGAAATGTTCCCGGCGTTGTCCACGGCGGCGATATGAATGTAAAAGCTGCTGCCGGACGGACGGGGAAAAGTGTAGCTGTCCGCCGTAGTTGTAATGCTCCCGTCCGGGACGGTATCCGGCTTATCATCCACCACTATGGAATAGCCTTTCATCCCGGTTTTTAGGGATGTTGATATAACCGGGGAATCGTATTTCGCGCCGTCGTTTTGCCCTGTGGCCTCCACATAGTATTGATACTAAAGGAATTGGAGGACTGCCCCTTAACCGAGTTTTAGTAGATATAAAGTAAATAAATTAGCTGAGTGGCAGCATACCAGATAATTAGGGTGCGCGAGCTAGACAATTACGGCAATTTTAAGTTTTTCGGTGTAAATATTGCTTGCAGATTGCCCGTAAACCATTGATATTACTTGATTTCTTCAAGTCCTATAATTTCACTCCGACCATTGAAAAGACCGTCGACTTTTGTCGACGGTCTTTTATTTGCTTGTATTTATGCAGGTTACGGGCTTTATATATGGTATAAGTCCTATAATTACCCTCGAAAGAAAAATTGAGTGACGGGATTTATCGGTAAGTGGTATAATGGCCATAAAACAAATAAATTTCAGGGGAAGTGTACGTTGTGAGTATTTTTGGTGTAGGAACGGAAACCTATTTATATGTTAATGGACTAACCATCAACAAAGCCCTCCTTATTAGCAATAACAAAACGCTTATGCCAGTAAAATGCAAATTGCCTTTAGACACAATTTCTAAACTAATTAAAAGGGACGTTGATTTTGCTATTGCTATTTTATGTTCAGGATCACTATCATCACAACTGAAAATTGAAGCTGAAAATCCAAAGGATTTAGCTATCTCAGCATGGAATGCTCAATGGGATTTAATTCTACTAAGTGCTATATTCAATTGTAATTGTGTTTGTAATTTACAGTGCACACAGCCTTTGGAAGAAATTTCAAGTGACTCAGCACTTCAAGTTACAAATTATCATATGAAAGGATTGATTAATGAACCCTATACTGTTACTGATGAAAATTGCAAGTGGATTAACCAATATTTTTCTAATGCTCAAGCCTTAATAGAGAACGATTCCTTTATGATGGCTGTTCACTCAATGGCTACATATAAATGGAACCCTCATCCAAGAGTGCAATTGGCGATTTTGTGGGCGGGCATAGAATCGTTGTTTAGAATAAATAGTGAATTAAGTTTTAGAATTAGCCTATACATATCTAAATTTCTATCTGATAAGAATAGCGATGAAGCTAAAAAGATATTTGATGATGTCAAAAGTTTGTATAAATCTCGTTCTTCTGCTGTTCATGGAGACAATATTAAAGGTGATAGTACTACTCTTGTAGTAAGATCTTCTTCTCTTCTTAATAGGCTTATCGTAAAATGTATAGAAATAAATGGTTTGCCAGATATAGAGAATTTAATTTATTAGTGTTTGTAAATACTACTTGCCGACCGCCTGCAAACCGTTGATATTACTGTGTTTTCCCAAATCCTACAATTCCACTCCGACCAGCTTTATGATAACTCTCCAGCTGCGCTGACCACATAGCCAGAGAGATATAATCATATTATTGCTTGGCATCCGGAAGCCGGTTCCGCCGCATATCCACATTTCTGGTGCAGATAAGATCTATCGCGTTTTCAGGGAGTCCAGAGGCTCGCTCCGAGCTTTATATCACCTCGTTCCACATTTTCGCTCATTATCGCGTAGCTTGAATTTGGTTCGGTCCAATAAACTCCGGTATTACTCTTCCGGCAAGCATAGGTAGCAAGCTGACACGAGCATTTGAAATGATAGTTCAAATGCTGGTCTTGACTCACTAACTAAGTTGTCAAGGAACGCCAGCCTCGTGCTGTGACTGCATCGGTCATGATGAGGTACACAATGTTTGTCATTGTGGAGATATGAGAAAAACAAAAGTCTGCACCCTAATGGCCACATAAGGGTACAGACCTTGACATGTATCCGAAATGCGTGTTAAAATAACACCGCATAAAACGGCATTCACAAGTCATAATGGGGTCGTTGCCCACTTATGGCGCAAGGCGATTAACTGTTTGGTCGACGGTTTTTCGCCTGTGGATGCTTTTTGTTATACACAAAAAATCAGTCCCTTTTGGGCAGATGATAATCCCTTCGGTAGTGGCCACGAGGTAAACACAGTCCCCGATCTGGATGTGGTTTGATCGCGCCCATTCAACAGGAAGATTAAACCGGCTAATGCTAAGCTTCAGGCTTTTATTGCATTGCATGTAGACCTCTGACGTTTCATGGATGCCATAAAGCTTGCGGATACTTTTGTCGATCACGATCCGGTGCCTTGCTGAAACGATTGCCGGCAGGCCAATGATTTTTAGATATTTCATTTCTAATCTCCATTCATAAAAAATGAGCAGACCGGGATTGTTCCTGATCTGCTCTTGTTTTTTCGATGTGGTTCCCCATTCTTTCAAAGCAGGGAAAAAAAGGGCGGGCATTGCTTATTAAAAAATCATCCATGGCTGCATTTTACCCATCACCGGATTTATCACTTTCATATTTTCTCTTATGGAGAAGTTTCCACTTAGCCATCTTAGAGATAAAGTCTTTTTTTCTCTGCTTTAACGTAGCCTTCGTTGTGGAATTAGTTTCTTGGGGTGTCATAAGCCGCAGCTTTAGCAGACGAGAAACGGTCAACGGCTTCGCTGAGATGTATTTCTGCCGGCGCGGGAGCAGGCAGCTGTGCACCTGTCTGCCGGGTACCGTGCTAACCATCGGATTCTCGCCGGCTGGAATATCTGCCGGCACATTGGGTATGTATTCGGGAATTTCAATCTGTTCAAAGGTCTCCTTCGCCTGTGGAAGGTCTATTATATCTTGTTTTGTGTCTTCTTTTTTGTCCATGCCTGGCTGATCTGAAGGTCCCGAAATCTGTGGCTCAGTGAATACTGTGTACCGATTTGAAGTCTGCCCGTTATTTAAGCGGTGACGCAGCTCGGAAATGACCATACCCGCCTTTTCCAGTTCCCGTAAAGCCCTCGTCACCGTCGCTACATCTTACAAGCCTCCGCAATCGTCCTTTTAGACGGCAAGCATTCGCCGTTGATGTTGCTGCAGCTTCTGAAATAAAGAGAGCAGCCAGAAAAGCGACGGCTGCTATAGACATAACAATGGCAATTGTACTTGGCATAATTTTTTCCTCCTTAAAAAGGATATAAGAAAAGCACCTCCGAAGAGGCGCTAACAGATCTAATTAACGTACTATTTGAACATAATGGGAAATTACATACTAAGCGGTACTGAATTACGATAGTACGCGATTAGCCCATCTCTATCCTTTTTGATAAAAGTAATTGAATAATAGAAATCCTCCAGGTTGACAAATTTCCGTTTCGTTCGGCATAATCTTTAAGTGCTCTGCTGCATGTTTTATTCCATGCGTAGATTTCAATATTCCAGCCAAACTTTTCTTTAATACGCTTCAAATCCGATAAAAATCCTTCTCCCAATTGTTTACCAGCTCCATCACCAGTTAAAATTGCCATTGTTGATGGCTCATTATCAATTGCAGTACGTAACATCATGGTTTGTAATGACATGTCAACACTTTCTTGCTCCTTTCCATCTGCTGTCTTATTAAGCAATTGAAGTTTGATTCCCATATTCTGAAGGTAATCCCACAATGCGTCGCTCGGTGGCGGAACGCTACCTGATAGATAGGCACAATCAACATTCCTGTTCTTACAAACAAGCTGAAATAGCTTTGTAAAATCAGTTCGAAATAGTTCTCTTGGTGCTTTAGGTTCGAGTTCTGGCCGCACCGTCTCAAGTCCAGATATGTGAATATTTGAGTTGTCCCCAAAAATGTACATATTATATTTCCTCCATTATGTATAATAAATGTTAATTTAGTATTTCGCCTAATGCTATTATCCGAATATCTAAAAAATTTAGATTTCCAATTTATCATCTTCTTATATTACATTATATTTTTATTTTTTGTCTAATTCAACTAATTTTACCAAATTATGAATTATTGATCATATTTATTACCCATATTTCAAATCATCATTCCAATCCTTTTTGATAGACTTCAAAATACTCACTTCATAAGGCCGCTGCAATTGTTCTCGCGTTTCTTCGGACAGATCTTCCACATACATCCCTTGGGAAAGCCTATGCAGTGTTTCCTGAATAATTGCGTCGGCCTTGATACCGGCGGCGTCATTATCCATGCATAAAACGATTTGATGGATTCCCAGATACTCTGATAGGAAGCGGAGCAAGGCGAGTGGAGCCGTGCAGCCCAAGGCAAGGTAGCTATGTTTCTGCCATCCTTCTCTTTTGTTAAGGGTAATGAAGGACAGCATGTCAATAGGTGCTTCAAAGACATAGAGTCGCTCTGATCCACCGTGGTAATTGAAGAAAAAATCTTTTTCAGAGCCGTCTACATCACCCCGGTATGGCTTTTCAGTAAGCGTTAAGCGTTCCTTTCTGATGAGCCGCCTTGGCCTTGCCGGTTGAATCGTATCCGACAAAGACGGCGTTATGTGTGCTGGCGCTTTCATATAGGCTTCGGTTATGTACAAAGAAGGAAATGATTTCAGAATCAATGCGCCGTTCCTGCATCAGATAGGCATAAACACGCTTCATATTGCGGCTCTTACCGGGCAGCACGAACGGGCGCCGTTCTCTTCCTTTTTTTAGCGTGATCTTTCAAACTCAATTCCGTTATAATCCTTGCAGTTCAGCGTACAAACGGCATCCTGAAACCGCATGTTAAAAAAGGTGCAGAGGAAATCAATCGCGGTTCCTTTGTCGCCGGTGGAGTGATCATAGAAAATGTGTCCGCGAAACTTGACGCTGTGGTTAGCTGCCCACATCCATTCTGTGCCACTCCGCTCGGATTTTTCTCCCTTCGCGTCCAGAATGTTCTTAATCTCCGTATGCGCGGCTACATAGATTTCTTCTTCCGTAAACGGTATGAATTTTGACAAATGAATTCCCCCCTACATTATTTCTTCCTGATCGTCATATTGATGGCCGTGGACTTCTTTGAGTGCCTTATATAATAAATCCGGGTCAGGGTTCCCCTGCAGGATTTTTTGAAATCCTGCGAGAGCGGCCGCATAGATTAGCTGCGCTTTGAGTGCGTCAACAGGGATGCCTTCCCCTTTCTGTCATTCTGGCGAGCTGAAACTGAGAATAAGGATCGCCTTTCACAGCGCTCATGGAAAACCATTGCGCTGCAGCGGCGTAATTCTGAGCCGTGCCGTTCCCGGAGTAAAACATCAGTGCAATTTTGCGTTCCATGCCTGCATCCGGCTGCTTATGATCGAGAGAAATAAATCCGGAAATCGCTATAGAGCAGAATTTCTGTGCCAGTGAATCATCTTTAGGAATTTCCTTTCCCGCTGATAAAAGCAAGCCCAGCTGATATGCTGCAAAAGGATTCCCTTTCTCTGCGCATTTTCGGAACCAATCAACAGCACCCTGTACGTTCTTTTCCACGCCGATACCGGATAGCAAAGCTTTGGCAGCTGCAAACTGAGCGAATTCATGCCCCAGCTTTGCCGCCGCCAAAAAGTATTGGAGAAGTTTTTTGGAAAGAGAGTCTATTTGCTTTCTGTTCAGCTGATCGGTGGAGCCGCTCTGGATATCTGACAAAATATCGTCGATCTTTTTTTTCAGGTTGTCCCGGATCTCCGTCTTATGCTCATAAATATGCCGCCTTTCATCTTATTGATGCCGGACACGTTCAGGTGGCCGACTTTCGGATTATCGGTAAATACAAAAAGGTGGATGTGAGGATAATGTGTTGTATTATGCATTCCGGCGTACCAGTGAAGGTCGGATACGGGGATATTGGACGCTTTCGCAATGACATCAATCTTCTGCAGGACCAGATCGCGCCAAGGCTTTTGATGATCATACCCCAGCGCATCGGCATCTTCCCGCCGCAGGGAGATAACGTGCGTCCAAATGCTTGCGATTTCCTCCTGAAGGCTATACGCTCCCTCCCGACGATAATAAATCCATGTCCAATCCGTTATTACGTCGGGGACAACTCCGACCCATCTCGCCGCTTCCTCCCTTGGGAGATTTCCTGCTGTATATTCTCTTGTTGTTCTTTCCTTTTCCGCTATCGCTATTTTGCTTTTTCTTGACATAGCAATGCTCCCTTCATGTTCAACAGTGTTTTTCTCTTTCACTGTCTCTCAAAAGGGAGCATATAAAAAATCCGGTGGTCAAAATTTTAATTTTTTAGTTCATCTTGCGGCTCTTGCTTTACTTTTTGTTTGTGTAATTTTAAGGACACTGCTAAAAGCAATTCCGCTATTTGCTCACGTGCCCGTTCCGCAGAACACATCCGGCGCGAGTTCCCGTATGTTTGCCATCCTTTACCACTGTTTTACCGTTGATCATTACCATGTCAATGCCTTCCGGATACTGAGCGGGATCTGTGAAGGTGCCCTTGTCAATGACGGTGTCCGGATTAAACAGCACAATATCGGCGAAATAGCCGGGTTTAAGCTGCCCGCGCTCTTTGATGTGCATGGTTTCCGCGGGTTTGGTGGTCATTTTGTAAACTGCTTCCTCCAGCTTGAGCGCTTTGTCCTCGCGCACATACTTTCCGAGAATTCTCGGAAAGGTTCCGTATACGCGGGGATGCGGCTTGCCGCCAAGCAACCCGTCGGTGCAGGCGTTCATCTCCGGGCGCTTCATGAAGCGCCGCACATGCTCCTCAGTGCCGTAGAAGTCCACCATGCCAACGGCGTTTTCTTCTTCCATCAGCAAATCAAAGGTTGCATCGTAAGGATTCTTGCCGTGCAGCTCACCGAGCTG
Proteins encoded in this region:
- a CDS encoding NYN domain-containing protein, with product MYIFGDNSNIHISGLETVRPELEPKAPRELFRTDFTKLFQLVCKNRNVDCAYLSGSVPPPSDALWDYLQNMGIKLQLLNKTADGKEQESVDMSLQTMMLRTAIDNEPSTMAILTGDGAGKQLGEGFLSDLKRIKEKFGWNIEIYAWNKTCSRALKDYAERNGNLSTWRISIIQLLLSKRIEMG
- a CDS encoding ParB/RepB/Spo0J family partition protein — protein: MTKDEPNMPEEAATGPVGEAPAEEKTASAVPEPTAEETAALAHDDKKPIDPPTPSDIDGEHIPAPGDVVVSSGKINELMSGKKPEHRGSPQKTDNTKQAVAPGKLGAEKTAKSPKKERQPRAEKQTSTAAKKAPAKEQTPAPEPEPPKEPPRKGETEQIVFLNLSELHAFKNHPFQVRDDDDMRAMVESVKDKGVTQPAIVRPREDGGYEIISGHRRQKASELAGYADMPCIVRNLSDDEAITQMVEDNINQRENILPSERAKALKMQLEAIKRQGARGDLSISGQDSPKSENGQRSNTVVAERNKMTVKQVQRYIKLNDLVPDLMKMVDDKKISFTPAVEMSFIKPKNQRYIAVAIEGQQSAPSLSQAQRMRELDQKGMLNGDVIDGIMLEEKKEVDKVIISSQELSQYFGKEKTPREMKDQIIKLLDEWKEKQPELVKPEKQAEQEK
- a CDS encoding relaxase/mobilization nuclease domain-containing protein: MKDRFDYGQNPEKTKGGELIAAYLCDPETADAEFLLSKAKYKAITGREQKKNADILCYQIRQSFLPGEITPEDANRIGYEMGMRWTKGKYAFFVATHIDRHHIHNHIYYNSTALDCTRKFRDFIGSARAVRHLSDRICLENGLSYIAHPKLHSKGKFKHYGEWQDDNRPPTFQERLKAQIDSCLAEKPQSMAAFLQAMVSAGYEVKHGRGGVISFRAEGQKRFTRLRSSTLGKGYGQEDIQAVVEGRAASSEGRGAPPRKVNLIIDIQSRMKAGKGPAYERWAKIFNLKQMAATLQYLQESGLLEYEQLEKRATGAADRFHVLSGQIKSIEGAMSVNAELKAAIMDYAKTRPAFKGYEAAKYSKKYLAEHEAEIALYRAAQATFRHVLSGAKLPKMDALKAEYQKLAAEKRAAYRDYRAVRKDMQEVVTAKANIDHLFGLTDTQKNKEQER
- a CDS encoding DUF4180 domain-containing protein, with translation MSINHAILGMLSFEPLTGYDLKRIIEHTPFMYWSGNNNQIYKAFAELLDEGFVTKEVKHQDGSPSKNIYTITDDGQHELKSWLLSVTDVPVFKKEFLIKLALSDQLKRGDLENMLASYADVVKMQAVLSERKLDKCYFAEQKSSGKVLLLDLIRENIQSFYSNELEWVQKVKRFIAGLPDERSMMTETVIQKENNEVKSTMDYQIMESKEEKYLYLKSSGPLFHGEQDALDIISLCIEHDTNAVLLEGDSLSDDFVKLRTGLAGAVLQKLGTYIKVAVTIKDGQKFPVRFQEMVSELSARNTFRIFTNLEDAVSWLLT
- a CDS encoding HEPN domain-containing protein, with the protein product MSIFGVGTETYLYVNGLTINKALLISNNKTLMPVKCKLPLDTISKLIKRDVDFAIAILCSGSLSSQLKIEAENPKDLAISAWNAQWDLILLSAIFNCNCVCNLQCTQPLEEISSDSALQVTNYHMKGLINEPYTVTDENCKWINQYFSNAQALIENDSFMMAVHSMATYKWNPHPRVQLAILWAGIESLFRINSELSFRISLYISKFLSDKNSDEAKKIFDDVKSLYKSRSSAVHGDNIKGDSTTLVVRSSSLLNRLIVKCIEINGLPDIENLIY
- a CDS encoding CD1845 family protein; the encoded protein is MTFLEIVSGIGALIGVIMLFTVGKFDGSVILALSFLISPLGIPAIAEWLIDRLNGLNYSLRDFITG
- a CDS encoding DUF3991 domain-containing protein — its product is MKRVYAYLMQERRIDSEIISFFVHNRSLYESASTHNAVFVGYDSTGKAKAAHQKGTLNAY
- a CDS encoding toprim domain-containing protein, which codes for MSDTIQPARPRRLIRKERLTLTEKPYRGDVDGSEKDFFFNYHGGSERLYVFEAPIDMLSFITLNKREGWQKHSYLALGCTAPLALLRFLSEYLGIHQIVLCMDNDAAGIKADAIIQETLHRLSQGMYVEDLSEETREQLQRPYEVSILKSIKKDWNDDLKYG
- a CDS encoding antirestriction protein ArdA; the encoded protein is MSAIEAFVTNLGRYNEGVLDGGGLKFPATTEEVQALFQRIHVDGVRYEEIFITDYETDISGLYDCLPEYADLDELNYLATLLDDLDEGDREKFEAALSCGDHTSGLKELINLAQNLDCYEYYPGICDEDDLGRYMIDEMGALEVPEYLENYIDYEAYGRDVSLEDGGTFTENGYIVDTGSRFVELYNGRDDLPEESRIFAYPAPEKSIRDTLKQYQQMIDAAPVASKGRSDKAEERS
- a CDS encoding DUF7768 domain-containing protein: MKRPLAYITAAWSGDQNADAKQAARYCRAAYEAGFSPVCPLLYLPLILNDAIPEEHKSGIDIGRDLLRRSHVLVVCGDGVNEDMKNDIATAGRLNITATTLNGILTVKGQGRTEAGTNERD